The Vicinamibacteria bacterium region CAAAGGTTTTTCGAAGCGTTGCAGACGAACCAAATCTGGGTTTAGCCTCGTTGTGGGGCTGCTCGAGTGTACGGTCAGCCTTCGATAGCGACCGAGGCGTACAGGGCGAAGATCGCTGCCATCCGCGGGCGTACTCGGTAATGGGACCACGGGACCCCTCGCTCGTGACGCCAACGTCGACAACTGGTTCGGCAGGACTTTATTCGCCACCGCGCGTCGCGAGGCTCTTGCCATCAAGTGAAATAGGGGAGGACCTCCCGTCCGAGGAGATGGATGGCTTCGGCTTCGTCGGTGCCGTGAGGGGTCCCGAGCTCGAAGACGTCGACGCCGGCGTCGAATAGCTTCTCCATATGCCTTATCACGTCCTTCGGTGTGCCGAAGCAGCAATAGCGTGAGAGAGTTTCCGATGGGAGTGCGTCGGATGGCAGGCGCTCTCCGTCTCGCAGCGGATACGTGGGATCGAGCCGGGCGATTACCGGAAAGTAAGTCGCGAGGGTCTCGCGCGCGAGCTCCTCGGCCGCCCTTTTGTCGCGATCGATCACCGTCACGGCTCCGAAGATCAGCTTAACGTCACGACCGGCAGCGGCGAGACGCTTCTTGAAATCCGGGACGGCTGCCGGGTTGGCCAGGCCCCCCACTTTCAACATGTCCGCGATCTCGGCGGCGAGCCGAACGGTTTTCTCCCCCCAACCTCCGATCATCACCGGAAGCCGGCGGCCGGGGATGGGTCCCCGCAGATAGGCCCCTTCGCTGGCCCGAAAGCACTGCCCGACGAAGGGAGTGCGATCGCCCGTGAGCAGACGCTGGACGAGATCGATCATCTCGCGCATCGCGCGAATCGGACGTGGCTGGGGCACGCCGATGGGCTCGAAGAAGGCTCCCCGGCCGACTCCCAGAAACGCCCGGCCGTGGCTGATCTCGTCGAGCACCGCGAGATGGCCGGCGACGAGGACCGGATGGGTGAGGTAAGGGTTCACGACCGCGGGGCCGACGAGCGGTGTCTTCGTGCGCTCGGCGAACTGGAGCAGCGCCGGCCACG contains the following coding sequences:
- a CDS encoding LLM class flavin-dependent oxidoreductase is translated as MERFRDNIPGKLTQDHPQAQTEASVTDASTTRFGISFQSNKTIAEYRELADVVARYRFATCSVYQDLFYQPPWPALLQFAERTKTPLVGPAVVNPYLTHPVLVAGHLAVLDEISHGRAFLGVGRGAFFEPIGVPQPRPIRAMREMIDLVQRLLTGDRTPFVGQCFRASEGAYLRGPIPGRRLPVMIGGWGEKTVRLAAEIADMLKVGGLANPAAVPDFKKRLAAAGRDVKLIFGAVTVIDRDKRAAEELARETLATYFPVIARLDPTYPLRDGERLPSDALPSETLSRYCCFGTPKDVIRHMEKLFDAGVDVFELGTPHGTDEAEAIHLLGREVLPYFT